In Micromonospora sp. LH3U1, one genomic interval encodes:
- a CDS encoding GH1 family beta-glucosidase: MGRRHGGVPDRGAVDVDGRSPSIWDTFSATPGNVDNGDTGAVACDHYHRWPEDLALLRRLGVDAYRFSVAWPRVMPDGVGRVNPAGLDFYDRLVDTLLADGIRPFVTLYHWDLPQALQDKGGWPQRATAEAFADYAAVVATRLGDRVADWNTVNEPLCVSWIGHLEGRMAPGERDLTRAVHTSHHVLLGHGLATQAIRANAARPASVGLVLNLSPIEAATDRPEDVAAARRADGHVNRWWLDPIHGRGYPADMIATYGVEPPVRGDDLTVIATPTDFLGVNYYFRQLVVDDPAGPPPYARQVPVPGSVETAMGWEMYPAGLERLLVEVSEEYRPGRIIVTESGSAWPDEVTADGTVEDKERTDHLEQHLAACASAAARGVPLDGYFVWSLLDNFEWAYGYDKRFGLVHVDYATQRRTVKASGLRYAELIRAHQRLAGATSTATQVA; encoded by the coding sequence CTGGGGCGTCGCCACGGCGGCGTACCAGATCGAGGGGCCGTCGACGTCGACGGCCGGTCGCCGTCCATCTGGGACACCTTCTCGGCGACCCCCGGCAACGTCGACAACGGCGACACCGGCGCGGTGGCCTGCGACCACTACCACCGGTGGCCGGAGGACCTGGCGCTGCTGCGTCGGCTCGGCGTGGACGCGTACCGCTTCTCGGTGGCCTGGCCCCGGGTGATGCCCGACGGCGTCGGGCGGGTCAACCCCGCCGGGCTGGACTTCTACGACCGGCTCGTCGACACGCTGCTGGCCGACGGGATCCGGCCGTTCGTCACGCTCTACCACTGGGACCTGCCGCAGGCCCTGCAGGACAAGGGCGGCTGGCCGCAGCGCGCCACCGCCGAGGCGTTCGCTGACTACGCGGCGGTGGTCGCCACCCGCCTCGGCGACCGGGTCGCCGACTGGAACACGGTCAACGAGCCGCTCTGTGTGTCCTGGATCGGGCACCTGGAGGGGCGGATGGCCCCCGGCGAGCGGGACCTCACCCGCGCGGTGCACACCTCGCACCACGTGCTGCTCGGGCACGGCCTGGCCACCCAGGCGATCCGCGCCAACGCCGCCCGACCGGCCTCGGTGGGACTGGTGCTCAACCTCAGCCCGATCGAGGCGGCGACCGACCGGCCCGAGGACGTCGCGGCGGCCCGACGGGCGGACGGGCACGTCAACCGGTGGTGGCTGGACCCGATCCACGGGCGTGGCTACCCCGCCGACATGATCGCCACCTACGGGGTCGAGCCGCCGGTACGCGGCGACGACCTGACGGTGATCGCCACACCCACCGACTTCCTCGGGGTGAACTACTACTTCCGTCAGCTGGTGGTCGACGACCCGGCCGGGCCGCCGCCGTACGCCCGGCAGGTGCCGGTGCCCGGCTCGGTGGAGACCGCGATGGGTTGGGAGATGTACCCGGCGGGCCTGGAGCGGCTGCTGGTCGAGGTGAGCGAGGAGTACCGGCCGGGCCGGATCATCGTCACCGAGAGCGGCTCGGCGTGGCCGGACGAGGTCACCGCGGACGGCACCGTGGAGGACAAGGAACGCACCGACCATCTGGAGCAGCACCTGGCCGCGTGCGCGTCGGCGGCGGCCCGGGGTGTGCCCCTGGACGGCTACTTCGTCTGGTCGCTGCTGGACAACTTCGAGTGGGCGTACGGCTACGACAAGCGCTTCGGGCTGGTGCACGTCGACTACGCCACCCAGCGCCGGACGGTGAAGGCGAGCGGCCTGCGCTACGCCGAGTTGATCCGCGCCCACCAGCGACTCGCCGGGGCGACCAGCACCGCCACGCAGGTGGCCTGA
- a CDS encoding nucleotidyltransferase family protein — protein sequence MLDLPVTAGLLLAAGAGRRYGRPKALVELDGEPLVRRGIRLLSDGGCTPVHVVLGAGADEVPDLPGAVPVRHDRWPDGLGSSLRRGLASLPADVPAAVVVLVDQPLLSPVAVRRVRGAYADGAVVAVATYGGRPGHPVLLGRETWPLLDGYAVGDRGARDLLRDRPDLVVEVPCDDVGSPVDVDTPVDLPRRRTVSDA from the coding sequence GTGCTGGACCTGCCGGTGACCGCCGGGCTGCTGCTGGCCGCCGGTGCCGGGCGGCGGTACGGCCGACCGAAGGCGCTGGTCGAGCTGGATGGCGAGCCGCTGGTGCGGCGGGGGATCCGACTGCTGAGCGACGGAGGTTGCACACCCGTGCACGTGGTGCTCGGCGCGGGCGCCGACGAGGTGCCCGATCTGCCCGGCGCCGTGCCGGTTCGCCACGACCGCTGGCCCGACGGGCTGGGCTCGTCGTTGCGCCGGGGCCTGGCCTCGCTGCCGGCCGACGTGCCGGCCGCTGTCGTGGTCCTCGTCGACCAGCCGTTGCTCAGCCCGGTCGCGGTCCGCCGGGTGCGAGGGGCGTACGCCGACGGCGCGGTCGTCGCGGTCGCCACCTACGGCGGCCGCCCGGGGCATCCGGTGCTGCTGGGTCGGGAGACCTGGCCGCTGCTGGACGGCTACGCCGTCGGCGACCGGGGTGCCCGCGACCTGCTGCGCGACCGCCCGGATCTGGTGGTCGAGGTGCCCTGCGACGACGTCGGCTCACCGGTCGACGTGGACACCCCGGTCGACCTGCCGCGGCGGCGAACGGTCAGCGACGCGTGA
- a CDS encoding 2Fe-2S iron-sulfur cluster-binding protein has product MAFEVNGTSHEVTLDNRSTLLDTLREHLGLIGAKKGCDHGQCGSCTVLLDGRRVKSCLVFAVTLDGRSVLTVEGLAGPDELSPLQAAFITHDAFQCGYCTPGQLCSARGMLDEVARGWPSAVTDDLNAPAELTDAEIRERMAGNLCRCAAYPHIVAAVRETAATR; this is encoded by the coding sequence GTGGCGTTCGAGGTCAACGGCACGTCACACGAGGTGACGCTCGACAACCGCAGCACACTGCTCGACACGTTGCGCGAGCACCTGGGCCTGATCGGGGCGAAGAAGGGCTGCGACCACGGCCAGTGCGGCTCCTGCACCGTGCTGCTCGACGGCCGCCGGGTGAAGAGCTGTCTGGTCTTCGCGGTCACGCTGGACGGCCGGTCGGTGCTGACCGTCGAAGGGCTGGCCGGGCCGGACGAGCTGTCCCCGTTGCAGGCCGCGTTCATCACGCACGACGCGTTCCAGTGCGGCTACTGCACCCCCGGGCAGCTCTGCTCCGCCCGCGGCATGCTCGACGAGGTCGCCCGGGGCTGGCCCAGCGCGGTCACCGACGACCTGAACGCACCGGCCGAGCTGACCGACGCGGAGATCCGCGAGCGGATGGCCGGCAACCTGTGCCGCTGTGCCGCGTACCCGCACATCGTGGCAGCCGTGCGCGAGACGGCGGCGACGCGATGA
- a CDS encoding FAD binding domain-containing protein produces the protein MRAFRYHRPTDVADAVAVLTAEPQAAYLGGGTNLVDLMKLGVQRPDVLVDVTRLPLDAVEELPDGGLRIGATVRNSDLAAHPVVRRDYPVLARALLAAASGQLRNMATTGGNLLQRTRCVYFQDTGKPCNKREPGSGCAALHGQNRDLAVLDWSEQCVATHPSDLAVALAALDTVVEVYEADGARDIPIAALYRSPGTHPERETTLARGALITAVRLPPLPAARRSTYLKVRDRASFAFAAGSVAAVLDLDGDVVRDVRLAYGAVAHRPWRAYRAEEELRGRPFSPELAARAADAELAEARPLRHNGFKVPLTRAITVRALSELAEGTTS, from the coding sequence GTGAGGGCCTTCCGCTACCACCGACCGACCGACGTGGCCGACGCGGTCGCCGTGCTCACCGCGGAGCCGCAGGCGGCGTACCTGGGTGGCGGAACCAACCTGGTGGATCTGATGAAACTCGGGGTGCAGCGCCCCGACGTGCTGGTGGACGTGACCCGACTCCCGCTGGACGCTGTCGAGGAGCTGCCCGACGGCGGGCTGCGGATCGGCGCGACCGTCCGCAACAGCGACCTCGCGGCCCACCCGGTGGTGCGCCGGGACTACCCGGTGCTGGCCCGCGCCCTGCTCGCCGCCGCCTCCGGGCAGCTGCGCAACATGGCCACCACCGGCGGCAACCTGTTGCAGCGCACCCGCTGCGTCTACTTCCAGGACACCGGCAAGCCGTGCAACAAGCGTGAGCCGGGCAGCGGTTGCGCCGCGCTGCACGGTCAGAACCGCGACCTGGCGGTGCTGGACTGGTCCGAGCAGTGCGTGGCCACCCACCCGTCCGACCTGGCCGTCGCGCTGGCCGCCCTGGACACGGTGGTGGAGGTGTACGAGGCCGACGGCGCCCGCGACATCCCGATCGCCGCCCTGTACCGCTCCCCCGGCACGCACCCCGAACGGGAGACCACCCTGGCCCGGGGCGCGCTGATCACCGCCGTACGGCTGCCGCCGCTGCCGGCCGCGCGCCGCTCGACGTACCTCAAGGTGCGCGACCGGGCCTCGTTCGCCTTCGCCGCCGGCTCGGTGGCCGCGGTGCTGGACCTCGACGGCGACGTGGTCCGCGACGTGCGCCTGGCATACGGGGCGGTGGCGCACCGGCCGTGGCGGGCCTACCGGGCCGAGGAGGAGCTGCGGGGTCGACCGTTCAGCCCGGAGCTGGCCGCACGGGCCGCCGACGCGGAGCTGGCCGAGGCACGCCCGTTGCGGCACAACGGCTTCAAGGTGCCACTGACCCGGGCCATCACCGTCCGAGCGCTCAGCGAACTGGCCGAGGGGACGACGTCGTGA
- a CDS encoding ABC transporter ATP-binding protein → MSVVLRLRQVSKVYGTGAAAVHALRAVDLDVVAGELVAIMGPSGSGKSTLLTIAGTLEEPTAGQVTVCGSDPATLSADATARLRRRSLGFVFQDLNLLAGLSAVENVALPLELDGMAVRPARAAALHVLGELGLTDRAGHFPDDLSGGERQRVAIARAVVGDRRLLLADEPTGALDAANGEAVLRMLRSACKRGIAGVLVTHDAQLASWADRVIFIRDGRVVDQTAPSAGPDALLSPDPTP, encoded by the coding sequence ATGAGCGTCGTGCTCCGCCTGCGGCAGGTGTCCAAGGTGTACGGAACTGGCGCCGCCGCCGTGCACGCCCTGCGTGCGGTCGACCTGGACGTGGTCGCCGGTGAGCTGGTCGCGATCATGGGTCCGAGCGGCTCGGGCAAGAGCACCCTGCTGACCATCGCGGGCACCCTTGAGGAGCCCACGGCCGGCCAGGTGACGGTCTGCGGGTCCGACCCCGCCACGCTCTCCGCCGACGCCACCGCCCGGCTGCGCCGCCGTTCGCTCGGCTTCGTCTTCCAGGACCTGAACCTGCTCGCCGGCCTCTCCGCCGTCGAGAACGTGGCCCTGCCACTGGAGCTCGATGGCATGGCAGTACGTCCGGCGAGGGCCGCCGCCCTGCACGTGCTCGGCGAACTGGGGCTGACCGACCGTGCCGGCCATTTCCCCGATGACCTCTCCGGGGGCGAGCGCCAACGGGTCGCCATCGCCCGAGCTGTGGTGGGGGACCGGCGACTGCTGCTGGCCGACGAGCCCACCGGCGCTCTCGACGCCGCCAACGGCGAAGCCGTCCTGCGGATGCTCCGCTCGGCCTGTAAGCGCGGCATCGCCGGAGTGTTGGTCACCCACGATGCCCAGCTCGCGTCCTGGGCCGACCGAGTGATCTTCATTCGGGACGGCCGGGTGGTCGACCAGACCGCGCCGTCGGCTGGCCCGGACGCCCTGCTCTCCCCGGACCCGACGCCGTGA
- a CDS encoding TMEM175 family protein, translated as MAAAPDEVEQPDTGARVSGIDRITAFSDGVFAIVITLLVIELRVPEYHEGELLTGLLDEGASYLAFVVSFVYVGVLWLNHHALLRLIRATTLPFSWINLGILFGVVIIPFPTAVLASAFTHGDTDDQRAAVALYALAAALMSAPWLMSFGYLHRHPALLHRRVSPEYVRTQRLRPVTGLVLYGLSGLLGWFVNPVLGLIGVIVMITYHAVTSEGLPRWLTRR; from the coding sequence ATGGCCGCAGCCCCCGACGAGGTCGAGCAGCCCGACACCGGGGCGCGGGTGTCCGGCATCGACCGGATAACGGCCTTCAGCGACGGTGTCTTCGCCATCGTCATCACGCTGCTGGTCATCGAGTTGCGGGTACCGGAATACCACGAGGGCGAGTTGCTGACCGGGCTGCTCGACGAGGGCGCCTCGTACCTCGCCTTCGTGGTGTCCTTCGTCTACGTCGGAGTGCTCTGGCTCAACCACCACGCGCTGCTCAGGCTGATCCGCGCGACCACCCTGCCGTTCAGCTGGATCAACCTCGGCATCCTCTTCGGCGTGGTGATCATTCCGTTTCCCACCGCGGTGCTGGCGTCGGCGTTCACCCATGGCGACACCGACGACCAGCGCGCCGCCGTCGCCCTGTACGCGCTGGCCGCGGCGTTGATGTCGGCCCCCTGGCTGATGTCCTTCGGCTACCTGCACCGACACCCGGCGCTGCTCCACCGCCGGGTCAGTCCCGAGTACGTGCGGACGCAACGACTGCGACCAGTCACCGGCCTGGTCCTGTACGGGCTCAGCGGTCTGCTCGGCTGGTTCGTCAATCCGGTGCTGGGCCTGATCGGTGTCATCGTCATGATCACCTATCACGCGGTGACCAGCGAGGGGCTGCCCCGGTGGCTCACGCGTCGCTGA
- a CDS encoding PadR family transcriptional regulator, producing MSIRHAMLALLTEAPKYGLQLRQEFEARTGEVWPLNVGQVYTTLQRLEREGHVETDDAGRDGAQKRYRLTADGEQELLSWLRTPPQAGPPPRDELVMKVQVAMRLTQVDVTEILQTHRRRIVEEMQRYTHLKADAAPEDIGLGLVVDAELFRLEAIVRWLDAADARLRSHSTLPSTAPPTDPSPATSQESRPAQPARDDAAGARR from the coding sequence GTGAGCATTCGCCATGCCATGCTGGCGCTGCTCACCGAGGCACCGAAGTACGGTCTCCAGCTCCGGCAGGAGTTCGAGGCGCGCACCGGGGAGGTCTGGCCGCTCAATGTCGGGCAGGTCTACACCACCCTGCAACGTCTGGAGCGCGAGGGACACGTCGAGACCGACGACGCTGGCCGCGACGGCGCACAGAAGCGCTACCGGCTCACCGCCGACGGCGAACAGGAGCTGCTCAGCTGGCTGCGTACGCCACCCCAGGCCGGGCCGCCACCCCGCGACGAGCTCGTGATGAAGGTGCAGGTGGCGATGCGCCTGACCCAGGTCGACGTCACCGAGATCCTCCAGACCCACCGGCGGCGGATCGTCGAGGAGATGCAGCGCTACACCCACCTCAAGGCCGATGCGGCTCCGGAGGACATCGGCCTCGGCCTCGTCGTCGACGCCGAGCTGTTCCGCCTGGAAGCGATCGTCCGCTGGCTCGACGCGGCGGACGCGCGCCTGCGTAGTCACTCGACGCTGCCCTCCACCGCACCACCCACGGACCCGTCGCCGGCCACCAGCCAGGAGAGTCGCCCGGCCCAGCCAGCCCGGGACGACGCGGCAGGAGCCCGACGATGA
- a CDS encoding carbohydrate ABC transporter permease, with product MRETAGERWGRRIVLTLLTLFVVIPLYVMVTSAAKPLQDVQNGFTWWPSRPTLQPFIDMWSTVPLARYLVNSLVVSSIAAVCSVAVAIFAAFAVSRYRFRGRGVFSVTVLSTQMFPGILFLLPLFLIYVNLGNATGIELYASRTGLVITYLTFSLPFSIWMLVGYFDSIPRGLDEAAQVDGAGPLRTLFQVILPAAVPGVVAVTVYAFMTAWGEVLFASVMTDEGSRTLAVGLQGYSTQFNVYWNQIMAASLVVSIPVVVGFLALQRYFVAGLTAGAVK from the coding sequence ATGCGTGAGACCGCCGGTGAGCGTTGGGGCCGGCGCATCGTGCTGACCCTGCTCACCCTCTTCGTCGTCATCCCCCTCTACGTGATGGTCACCTCCGCGGCGAAGCCGTTGCAGGACGTGCAGAACGGCTTCACCTGGTGGCCCAGCCGTCCCACCCTGCAACCGTTCATCGACATGTGGAGCACCGTGCCGCTGGCCCGGTACCTGGTGAACAGCCTGGTGGTGTCGAGCATCGCGGCGGTCTGCTCGGTGGCGGTGGCCATCTTCGCGGCGTTCGCGGTCAGCCGTTACCGGTTCCGTGGCCGGGGCGTCTTCTCGGTGACGGTGCTGTCCACCCAGATGTTCCCCGGCATCCTGTTCCTGCTGCCGCTGTTCCTCATCTACGTCAACCTGGGCAACGCCACCGGCATCGAGTTGTACGCCAGCCGGACCGGCCTGGTGATCACGTACCTGACCTTCTCTCTGCCGTTCTCGATCTGGATGCTGGTCGGCTACTTCGACTCGATTCCCCGAGGGTTGGACGAGGCCGCGCAGGTCGACGGGGCCGGGCCGCTGCGCACCCTGTTCCAGGTCATCCTGCCGGCCGCCGTGCCCGGCGTCGTCGCGGTCACCGTGTACGCGTTCATGACCGCCTGGGGTGAGGTGCTCTTCGCGTCGGTGATGACCGACGAGGGCAGCCGCACCCTGGCCGTCGGCCTGCAGGGCTACTCCACCCAGTTCAACGTCTACTGGAACCAGATCATGGCCGCCTCGCTGGTGGTCAGCATCCCGGTCGTCGTCGGGTTCCTGGCCCTGCAGCGCTACTTCGTCGCCGGCCTCACCGCTGGCGCGGTCAAGTGA
- a CDS encoding FtsX-like permease family protein encodes MTADPGRTRMTARPAGGGLPARRAMIRWAVRLFRREWRQQLLAIALLTVAVTGTTFGLAATWNLAASSDATFGRADQLLRIPGDDPAGLDAQVAAARAWFGTVDVIGHRPVPVPGLFDPVDVRAQDPAGAYGGPMLGLRKGRYPVGPAEVAVTDGVERALRAGLGTRVQLGDSDRLIVGVVENPADLHDEFALTDPASADRPQSVTVLAAGDRDSLEEFRRTIDGPLVRESRPVAERTTLAIATLALATVGLLLVSLVAAAGFVVLAQRRLRQLGMLAAMGATRRHLRLVLLVNGAAVGSVAAVCGTAVGVVTWLVTAGFVETSAGHRIDRFDLPWLTIGAGMLLAVATATAAAWWPARAVARTPIMSALSARPPIPPPARRTAALAAVLLAAGLTALVLSDGSNPLLIGVGAVGTALGVLFVGPLAIPALAAARGGLPVAVRLALADLSRYRVRAGAALAAISLAVGLSAAIVVGSAAADYRSREAAGLGNLAASQLVIRIGHRDPVIPERTAAEIAALQARTDTIATAVGAATVIPLDMAVVAAHLEPGREGRPSGHPAVEIGAPAAAGEFTTSYPLYVVNPGLLLLNGVAGMTVAPDTDVLSTRTGELELLNIPARGVRPIVRTLPRSGYTGLPDSLITSAALSRHGWQSARVGWFLTADHPLTGAELATAREVAAAAGLTIESRREQESLTALRTGATGAGVLLALGVLATTVGLIRGEAAADLRTLTATGAPRRVRRTLTATTAGALALLGAVLGVAGAYLALAGALHRDLDPLGAVPVVHLVATAGGLPLVAAGAGWLLAGRLPPSLSRRVLD; translated from the coding sequence GTGACCGCCGACCCGGGCCGCACCCGGATGACCGCCCGGCCCGCTGGCGGCGGACTCCCGGCCCGCCGCGCGATGATCCGCTGGGCGGTACGGCTGTTCCGTCGCGAGTGGCGGCAGCAACTGCTGGCCATCGCGCTGCTCACCGTCGCGGTCACCGGCACCACCTTCGGCCTGGCGGCCACCTGGAACCTGGCCGCGTCGAGTGACGCCACGTTCGGTCGCGCCGACCAGCTCCTCCGGATCCCCGGCGACGATCCGGCCGGGCTGGATGCCCAGGTCGCCGCCGCACGAGCGTGGTTCGGCACGGTCGACGTGATCGGTCACCGGCCCGTGCCGGTGCCGGGGCTGTTCGACCCGGTCGATGTCCGGGCCCAGGACCCCGCCGGCGCGTACGGCGGCCCGATGCTCGGCCTCCGGAAGGGCCGCTATCCGGTCGGGCCGGCCGAGGTGGCGGTCACCGACGGGGTGGAGCGGGCCCTGCGTGCCGGGCTCGGCACCCGGGTCCAGCTCGGTGACTCCGACCGCCTGATCGTCGGGGTGGTGGAGAACCCGGCGGACCTGCACGACGAGTTCGCCCTCACCGACCCGGCGTCCGCCGACCGACCGCAGTCGGTGACCGTCCTGGCGGCCGGCGACCGCGACAGCTTGGAGGAGTTCCGCCGGACCATCGACGGCCCGCTGGTGCGCGAGTCCCGGCCGGTGGCCGAGCGCACCACACTCGCCATCGCCACGCTGGCGCTGGCCACCGTCGGCCTGCTGCTGGTGTCTCTCGTGGCCGCCGCCGGGTTCGTGGTGCTGGCCCAGCGCCGGCTGCGTCAGCTCGGCATGCTGGCGGCGATGGGCGCCACCCGTCGACACCTGCGGTTGGTGCTGCTGGTCAACGGCGCTGCGGTCGGGTCAGTCGCCGCAGTCTGCGGCACCGCGGTCGGGGTCGTCACCTGGCTCGTCACCGCCGGCTTCGTCGAAACCTCCGCCGGGCATCGCATCGACCGATTCGACCTGCCCTGGCTCACCATCGGCGCAGGCATGCTGCTGGCCGTCGCCACGGCCACCGCCGCGGCCTGGTGGCCGGCCCGCGCGGTCGCCCGTACCCCGATCATGAGCGCCCTGTCGGCCCGGCCGCCGATCCCGCCGCCCGCGCGGCGAACCGCCGCGCTGGCCGCCGTGCTGCTAGCTGCCGGTCTGACGGCGTTGGTGCTCTCCGACGGGTCGAACCCGCTGCTCATCGGGGTGGGTGCCGTCGGCACCGCGCTCGGCGTGCTGTTCGTCGGTCCGCTGGCCATCCCGGCGCTGGCGGCGGCCCGGGGAGGCCTTCCGGTGGCGGTGCGGCTGGCCCTGGCAGATCTGTCCCGGTACCGCGTCCGGGCCGGGGCCGCGCTCGCCGCGATCAGCCTCGCGGTGGGGCTGTCGGCGGCGATCGTGGTGGGCTCCGCCGCAGCGGACTACCGCAGCCGGGAGGCGGCCGGGCTGGGCAACCTCGCCGCCAGCCAACTGGTGATCAGGATCGGTCACCGGGATCCGGTGATCCCGGAACGAACGGCGGCCGAGATCGCCGCGCTTCAGGCCCGGACCGACACCATCGCGACCGCCGTGGGTGCGGCAACCGTCATCCCGCTGGACATGGCGGTGGTGGCCGCGCACCTCGAGCCGGGCCGGGAGGGAAGACCGAGCGGTCACCCCGCCGTCGAGATCGGCGCACCGGCTGCGGCCGGGGAGTTTACGACCTCCTATCCGCTCTACGTCGTCAATCCCGGGCTGCTCCTACTGAACGGCGTGGCCGGAATGACGGTCGCCCCCGACACCGATGTGCTCAGCACCCGCACCGGCGAGCTGGAGCTGCTGAACATTCCCGCCCGCGGCGTACGTCCGATCGTGCGCACCCTGCCCCGGTCCGGCTACACCGGGCTGCCCGACTCGCTGATCACCTCCGCCGCGCTCAGCCGGCACGGCTGGCAGTCGGCCCGGGTCGGCTGGTTCCTCACGGCCGACCACCCCCTCACCGGCGCGGAGCTGGCCACGGCCCGGGAGGTGGCCGCCGCCGCCGGTCTCACCATCGAGTCCCGTCGGGAGCAGGAGTCGTTGACCGCGCTGCGGACCGGTGCGACCGGCGCCGGAGTCCTGCTCGCACTCGGCGTGCTGGCGACGACCGTCGGGCTCATCCGGGGCGAGGCGGCAGCGGACCTACGCACGCTGACCGCGACCGGGGCACCGAGGCGGGTACGACGGACCCTCACCGCCACCACCGCCGGAGCGCTCGCACTGCTCGGAGCCGTGCTGGGCGTGGCCGGTGCCTACCTGGCGCTGGCTGGTGCCCTGCACCGCGACCTCGACCCGCTCGGTGCCGTGCCGGTCGTCCACCTCGTCGCGACCGCCGGTGGGCTGCCGTTGGTCGCCGCCGGTGCCGGCTGGCTGCTCGCCGGTCGGCTGCCGCCGTCGCTGTCCCGCCGCGTCCTGGACTGA